Part of the SAR202 cluster bacterium genome is shown below.
ATGAGGTCGATAGAGTTATGGGGGAGGGAAGTGATACCGGCGCTGAAGGAGGGGTAACGGGGTTATACGGGAGGCCCAACCATTGTCTCTCCCGCGGGAAGCGAGAGAATGTATAAGCGCAGCATGGCAGGCGGCAGTGATAAAGCATCGTGCCTCTAGGGTTTCACCCTCATCTCTCCACGGTGAGTCCTCAACCTTCGCCTTTCCCCATTAAGGGGGAAGGGATTTTCTTGGAGGCCAGTCAGTCCTTTCATACACCTCTGGCCTCAACTAGCACCAGGCGTTCAAGGGGAGAGGAGACCAGAAAAGATAGCTCATGGAGCTGGGATCAGTAATATGGAACGTAGCAGTGGCACCTTATGCAAGTTCCCGGATGTCACTTGCGACGGAGAGAGAGCCATGATCGGAGAAGAGTTAAATGTATTATAGGCGCGGGCCGGCGAGTAATCAGTGGGTGAGGGTGTTGGGGGTGGGGCTGGTGGTGTTGGTGGGGGCGTATTTCGGCTATCAGTTCGCGCGGTGGATTTTGGGGTTGTTGGATTTTGTGAGCCGGGGGCTGGTTGATGACGGGGCGATGGTGATGGGAGGAGTGGCGGGCGCGGCGCTGGTGCTGCTTTATTTTTATAAGAACCGGCATAGGTTTCATTGGGATTAGGCGACGTCTACTTCACTGAATGCCAGCGTTGTTCTCAATCGGAATACCTCCCCTGGCACCTCCCTGCTAATCTCGCGCTACGATATTAAGTAGTGGAATTTACTCATGGCAGGACAGTCTAAGGCGCCTGCGCGGCGGACCGTGATTGACTGTTAACCACCGGCTTAGCCCGGTGCAATCCAAAGCCTTCCCTGAGGCCGTAAATGGCCAGCTGGGTGCGGTTTTCCACGTTCAGCTTTTGCATAAGGCTGCGCACGTGGGCCCTGATGGTGTTGACTGACACGACCAGGGCGTCTGCTGTGTACTTGTTGGATTTCCCCTGGGCCATGAATTCCAGAACGTCCTTTTCTCGTTCAGATAGAGGAGCATAAAGGATGGAGTTGCCGCTGTTGCGCCGCTCGACTTTTTGGGCCAGCGCGGTAACCGGCTTGGCAGTCACGTCTTCGGTCAGGGCTACGCCGCCAGCGGCGGCCTGCTTCACCTGCTTGATCATGTTGGCGGCATCGGTGTTCTTGGGGATAAAACCGCGGGCGCCCGAACGCACGCCTTCAACAATGTCCTCTTCGGTCAATGAGGCAGAAACGATGACCACTTGCACCTCCGGCATCTCATTTTTGAGCAGCCCGGTAAGGGAGAGGCCATCTAGTCCAGGCATGTATATATCGGTCAGCACTACGTCCGGTTTCAAATCACGGGCTTTTCCGAGAGCGTCAAAGCCGTTGGATGCCTCGCCGACGATGTTAATACTGTCATCGACTGCGAGAAGACGAATGATGCCCTGTCGTACCAGGGTGTGGTTATCAACAACCAGGACGTTAATCATTACTGCTCCTTAAAGCTATCAACTTCAGCCGGAGGCGCTTCTGAGGGGCCGCTGGTTTCCGTGGGGAGTGGCTTAAACCATAATCTATGTTAAACAGAGACCAATCGCTTGCACCACCCGTACGGACAGTCTTTAGGTGGTTTTTGTTTGAGAGAGGGCGTTTCATGACGAATATTTGCCTGAAACCCCGGCTTTCCGTTCTTAACTAGACAAAACCGTAAGGACTAGTCCAGCGTTTTTCCAACATCAGCCAGTAGACGCGCCGTTTTGTCCCAGGCGGCATTTTTGTCGGGGCCGACGAGGATGGGGGTGGCGATGATTTCCGTCATGCCGTAGGCGAGGAGAGCTTTGAGCTTGTCGGCTACGTGGGAGTCCGACCCGTGGGCGACGACGGAGTCGATCATGGCGTCGCTCCAGGCGGCGGATTGGAGGGCTTCAGGGAAGCCGGCGTCGGCGAACATCCGGGCGTAGAAGGGGAGCCGGGGGAAGTAGCCGAGCTGCTCGCGGACGGCCTGGCGGACCTCGGCGGAGTTGGTGTGGACGGCGATAGGGCAGTGGG
Proteins encoded:
- a CDS encoding response regulator transcription factor; the encoded protein is MINVLVVDNHTLVRQGIIRLLAVDDSINIVGEASNGFDALGKARDLKPDVVLTDIYMPGLDGLSLTGLLKNEMPEVQVVIVSASLTEEDIVEGVRSGARGFIPKNTDAANMIKQVKQAAAGGVALTEDVTAKPVTALAQKVERRNSGNSILYAPLSEREKDVLEFMAQGKSNKYTADALVVSVNTIRAHVRSLMQKLNVENRTQLAIYGLREGFGLHRAKPVVNSQSRSAAQAP